The Acidobacteriota bacterium region CATCGCGCAGCTCGGCTTCACGGTCATGACGGGCGGCGGACCCGGAATTATGGAGGCAGCGAACCGCGGCGCCAAAGACGCAGGCGGCCGTTCCGTCGGTTGCAACATTGAGTTACCGCATGAGCAAAACCCAAGCCCCTATCTGGATCGCTTCGTCACGATGCACTATTTTTTTGTCCGCAAAACGCTGCTGGTGAAATATTCATACGCGTTCGTAATTCTGCCAGGCGGGGCGGGGACACTCGACGAAATGTTCGAAGCGATCACGCTTATCCAGACGCGCAAGATTACGAACTTCCCGGTTGTGATCATGGGCACCACTGATTACTGGGACGAAATACTCCCGTTCATCCACAAAATGGCGAAAGCCGGTATGATCGCGCCGTCGGATCTGGAGTTAGTTCACGCGACCAATTCAGTCGATGAGGCGATCGCGCATATTCGCAGCCACGCAATCGAGCGGTTTGGCCTTCACGCGTCTCGACGAGTGCGGCCGCACTGGCGTTGGTTGGGAGAACGCGGTTTACCGCCGCCTCTTCGTGGTCGCCACTCTGACGGATCGTAACACATGGAGGACACAAGATGA contains the following coding sequences:
- a CDS encoding TIGR00730 family Rossman fold protein codes for the protein IAQLGFTVMTGGGPGIMEAANRGAKDAGGRSVGCNIELPHEQNPSPYLDRFVTMHYFFVRKTLLVKYSYAFVILPGGAGTLDEMFEAITLIQTRKITNFPVVIMGTTDYWDEILPFIHKMAKAGMIAPSDLELVHATNSVDEAIAHIRSHAIERFGLHASRRVRPHWRWLGERGLPPPLRGRHSDGS